ATGCACAGGAGGGCGGCCAGGTGTTTCATCAGCGCGCCGCCTGCGACAGGTATTGCAGCATATTGTCGGCCGCCGACAGCACCTTGGTATTCATCTCGTAGGTGCGCTGGGCCGCGATCATGTCGACCATCTCTTCGACCACCTGCACGTTCGAGCCTTCCAGCGCGCCCTGCTTCAGGGTGCCGAAGGCGGCGTCGCCCGGACGGCCCTCGTTCGGCGCGCCGCTGGCGGCGGTTTCCTGGAACAGGTTGTCGCCCAGGGCCAGGAGGCCGGTCGGGTTGATGAAGGCGGTCAGGTTGAGCTGGCCGATTTCCTGCGGCGCTGGCTGGTTGGGGAAGGTCACCGAGACCACGCCGTTCTCGCCGATGGTGATGCCGCTGGCATTCTGCGGAATCGTGATCTGCGGCACGATGGCCAGGCCCTGGGCATTGGTCAGCGTGCCGTTCGGGTCGACCTTCAGCTGGCCGGCGCGGGT
This portion of the Telluria beijingensis genome encodes:
- the flgG gene encoding flagellar basal-body rod protein FlgG, whose translation is MNPAMWISKTGVQAQDAKLQAIANNLANVNTVGYKRDRVVFEDLFYQVDSQPGAQNADNTVNGGVQLGNGVRVVGTQKAFTNGNLQTTSQPLDVAISGAGFLQVLRPTGEPAYTRAGQLKVDPNGTLTNAQGLAIVPQITIPQNASGITIGENGVVSVTFPNQPAPQEIGQLNLTAFINPTGLLALGDNLFQETAASGAPNEGRPGDAAFGTLKQGALEGSNVQVVEEMVDMIAAQRTYEMNTKVLSAADNMLQYLSQAAR